One segment of Solanum stenotomum isolate F172 chromosome 1, ASM1918654v1, whole genome shotgun sequence DNA contains the following:
- the LOC125862320 gene encoding phosphatidylinositol 4-kinase gamma 4 produces the protein MSSAGVIAISPICRESMVIPSHFLHSQESILIYVAMSGSMVPMRVLEYDSIDSVKLQIQTCKGFVVKNQKLVCGGRELARSNSLIKDYGVGDGNILHLVLKLSDLQVINVKTASGEEFTFNVDRSRDVGYVKRQIAKKKGALVDSDEQEVLCNGERLEDQRLIHDICKNNDAVIHLFVRKSAKIRARPVEKNFELSIVAPQLNDKVTENRSGNEVDNKLLVPREPPDRASILEPIIVNPKIEVPLVISDLIGSTLEGLDRGHYPIRSTEGTGGAYFILDATGSKKVSVFKPIDEEPMAVNNPRGLPLSVDGEGLKKGTRVGEGALRECAAYLLDHPKNGRRSFSGEALGFAGVPPTVIVKCLHSGFNHPDGITPKVGSLQKFMDNNGSCEDMGPSAFPVGEVHKIAVLDMRMANADRHAGNILMSKGEDGQIVLIPIDHGYCLPESFEDVTFDWLYWPQARRPFSSETIEYIKSLDAEEDIALMKFYGWDMPLESARTLRISTMLLKKGVERGLTPFTIGSIMCRETLNKESVIEEIVQEALDFVLPDSSEDAFLETVSRVMDRRLDEIAY, from the exons ATGTCTTCAGCTGGAGTGATTGCAATTAGTCCTATTTGCAGGGAGTCTATGGTGATTCCTTCACATTTTTTACATAGCCAAGAATCTATTTTGATTTACGTGGCTATGTCAGGGTCAATGGTACCAATGAGGGTTCTGGAATACGATTCAATTGACTCTGTGAAGCTTCAGATTCAGACCTGTAAAGGGTTTGTtgtgaaaaatcaaaaattggTATGTGGGGGACGGGAATTGGCTCGAAGCAATTCCCTTATTAAGGATTATGGAGTTGGTGATGGAAATATTCTTCATTTGGTCCTTAAGTTATCAGATCTTCAGGTTATCAATGTGAAAACTGCTTCTGGTGAAGAGTTCACCTTTAATGTGGATAGGAGCAGGGATGTTGGATACGTAAAGCGTCAAATTGCTAAAAAGAAGGGTGCTTTAGTAGATAGTGATGAACAAGAAGTGCTTTGCAATGGTGAGAGACTTGAGGATCAGAGGCTTATACATGATATCTGCAAGAACAATGATGCTGTGATTCATTTGTTTGTGAGAAAATCTGCAAAAATTAGAGCTAGACCAGTGGAAAAGAATTTTGAGTTGTCTATTGTGGCACCACAACTGAATGACAAGGTAACAGAGAACAGGAGTGGGAATGAAGTAGACAATAAGCTTTTGGTCCCTAGGGAGCCACCTGATAGGGCTAGTATTTTGGAACCTATTATTGTTAACCCGAAGATTGAAGTGCCTTTGGTGATTAGTGATTTGATTGGTTCTACACTTGAAGGGTTAGATAGAGGGCATTATCCTATTAGATCAACCGAAGGCACAGGAGGAGCATACTTTATTCTTGATGCAACAGGGAGTAAGAAGGTTTCGGTGTTTAAACCAATTGACGAGGAGCCTATGGCTGTGAATAACCCGCGAGGGCTGCCTTTGTCAGTTGATGGCGAGGGCTTGAAGAAAGGAACGAGAGTTGGAGAAGGTGCTCTAAGGGAGTGTGCTGCCTACCTTTTGGATCATCCAAAAAATGGTAGGCGTTCATTTTCTGGTGAGGCACTGGGCTTTGCTGGTGTTCCACCAACTGTCATTGTGAAGTGTTTACATAGCGGATTCAATCACCCAGACGGTATCACTCCTAAGGTTGGTTCCTTGCAAAAGTTCATGGACAACAACGGAAGTTGTGAGGATATGGGACCTAGTGCTTTTCCTGTTGGGGAAGTCCATAAGATTGCAGTGCTTGATATGAGGATGGCAAATGCAGATAGGCATGCTGGGAATATATTAATGAGCAAAGGTGAGGATGGGCAGATTGTCCTCATTCCAATTGATCATGGTTACTGCTTGCCTGAGAGC TTTGAAGATGTCACTTTTGATTGGCTGTATTGGCCACAAGCTCGTCGGCCATTTAGCTCTGAAACCATTGAGTACATAAAATCTCTTGATGCGGAAGAAGACATTGCCTTGATGAAGTTTTATGGGTGGGACATGCCTTTGGAAAGTGCCCGCACACTCCGCATCTCTACTATGCTTTTGAAAAAAGGTGTAGAGAGGGGCCTCACGCCATTTACCATAGGGAGCATCATGTGCCGGGAAACCTTGAACAAAGAATCTGTGATTGAGGAGATTGTTCAAGAAGCACTGGACTTCGTGCTCCCCGACTCAAGTGAAGATGCATTCCTTGAG